A window of the Thermodesulforhabdus norvegica genome harbors these coding sequences:
- a CDS encoding transketolase, with protein MMRIDYHQDGLTEEQKAELNGMWRRCVRRILAATTLAGSGHPGGSMSSLHTLLLLYSMANHRPDNPAWEDRDRIVVSMGHISPGVYSVLCEFGYVKEEEFLLEFRRTGSAFGGHVEHYVPGVEWNTGNLGQGLSAGTGMALAEKLKKTVPSRVFVLMGDGEQQKGQIAEARRFAVKYGLSNLVGIVDRNHLQIGGKTECVMPQRVRDEYRAAGWNVIYVEDGNDFDQLFAALRRVFLMDVDDPSRPTVIVARTVMGKGVSFMENNEKYHGMPLSEEEAARAFQELGMENPIPELKKKLASHRQFRPPYHPAVSAPTLDTGVPRTYGTDVKTDNRSAYGAALEDLARLNNSGPVPRILGFSCDLEGSVKMTGFRKACERAFYECGIQEHHAATVSGAISREGFVVFFSTFGVFGVCETYNQHRLNDMNGTWLKVVCTHLGLDVGEDGPTHQCIDYVGLLRNLFGWSIFIPADPNQTDRIVRLVANMPGNVFVGMGRSRTPVITDTEGRPFFGGDYTFVPGKADWIRRGSDAAILTYGSTVAQAVEAWQVLKDQHGIECAVVNCASIKPFDTESVIRASETGLIVTVEDHNVETGLGAIVASIIAEEGLSCRFIRLGVHRYGQSGKPIELYREQGIDSRGIIEALLEARQKGWLAA; from the coding sequence ATGATGCGAATTGATTACCATCAGGATGGTCTGACGGAAGAGCAAAAAGCCGAACTAAACGGGATGTGGCGTCGCTGTGTTCGCAGAATACTTGCCGCTACCACTCTGGCCGGTAGCGGTCATCCCGGCGGTTCAATGTCTTCCCTGCACACGTTGCTCCTGCTTTACAGCATGGCAAATCATCGTCCCGACAATCCCGCCTGGGAGGATAGAGACAGGATTGTTGTCAGCATGGGGCATATAAGCCCTGGTGTTTACAGCGTTTTGTGCGAATTCGGCTATGTTAAGGAAGAGGAGTTCCTGCTGGAATTCAGAAGGACCGGCTCGGCCTTCGGCGGTCATGTGGAGCATTATGTTCCCGGTGTAGAGTGGAATACGGGAAACCTCGGGCAGGGACTTTCGGCCGGGACCGGGATGGCCCTGGCTGAGAAACTGAAGAAGACGGTTCCCTCCCGGGTATTCGTTCTTATGGGAGACGGAGAACAGCAAAAGGGCCAGATTGCCGAAGCCAGACGTTTTGCCGTAAAGTACGGGCTCTCGAACCTCGTTGGCATAGTCGATCGCAACCATCTGCAAATCGGGGGCAAAACCGAATGTGTCATGCCTCAGAGAGTCCGTGATGAATATCGTGCTGCCGGATGGAACGTCATATACGTTGAAGATGGCAACGACTTTGATCAGCTTTTTGCCGCCCTGCGACGTGTTTTTCTTATGGATGTGGATGATCCTTCCCGTCCTACGGTCATAGTAGCAAGGACCGTTATGGGCAAGGGCGTTTCTTTTATGGAAAACAACGAAAAGTACCACGGTATGCCTCTTTCCGAAGAAGAGGCTGCCAGGGCATTTCAGGAGCTCGGGATGGAAAACCCCATCCCGGAGTTAAAGAAAAAGCTTGCTTCTCACAGGCAATTCAGACCGCCGTATCATCCTGCCGTGAGCGCCCCTACCCTGGATACCGGTGTACCGCGCACTTACGGAACCGATGTAAAGACGGATAACCGATCCGCTTACGGTGCCGCTCTTGAAGACCTCGCTCGCCTCAATAACTCGGGCCCCGTTCCCAGAATACTGGGCTTCAGTTGTGATCTCGAAGGCTCTGTGAAAATGACGGGGTTTCGCAAAGCCTGTGAGCGCGCCTTTTACGAATGCGGTATTCAGGAACATCATGCAGCTACGGTGAGCGGGGCTATCAGCAGGGAAGGTTTTGTGGTTTTTTTCAGCACCTTTGGGGTCTTCGGGGTATGCGAAACTTACAATCAGCACCGACTGAACGACATGAACGGTACGTGGTTGAAGGTCGTTTGCACTCACCTTGGGCTTGACGTCGGCGAAGATGGCCCGACTCATCAGTGCATAGATTACGTTGGGCTTCTCAGGAATCTTTTCGGATGGTCCATTTTTATCCCGGCCGACCCCAATCAGACCGATAGAATTGTTCGCCTTGTGGCGAATATGCCCGGAAATGTTTTCGTCGGCATGGGCCGTTCCAGGACGCCCGTTATTACGGACACGGAAGGTAGGCCCTTTTTCGGAGGAGACTATACTTTTGTGCCCGGAAAAGCCGACTGGATTCGTCGAGGTAGTGACGCTGCGATTTTAACTTACGGTTCCACGGTGGCTCAGGCTGTTGAGGCCTGGCAGGTTCTTAAGGATCAACACGGAATTGAATGTGCCGTCGTAAACTGTGCCTCCATAAAACCTTTTGATACCGAGTCGGTGATAAGAGCCTCCGAAACGGGCCTCATAGTTACGGTTGAGGATCATAACGTAGAAACGGGGCTTGGAGCGATCGTCGCTTCGATTATTGCTGAGGAAGGTCTTTCGTGCAGGTTCATTCGTCTGGGTGTGCACCGTTACGGTCAGTCCGGCAAACCTATCGAACTCTACAGAGAACAGGGAATAGATAGCAGGGGAATTATTGAAGCACTTTTAGAAGCCCGTCAAAAAGGGTGGTTAGCTGCCTGA
- a CDS encoding ATP-dependent DNA helicase, with protein sequence MQEEAIRNFFSPDGPLSQSLDRYEERPAQAQMAQVVFDTLKKGTLSIIEAGTGIGKTLAYLVPALILGKKIVVSTATKNLQDQILEKDLPFLKKRFFPQIKYTVLKGRQNYLCKRQLLHLNLQGGLNSPEDVSLLKRVMSWARKTSSGDLTEIGETNSHPLLSSLVAIPERCHGRNCQFFHSCYVIEARNRASGADLIVVNHHLLCTDLILKQQDLGDIIPDVDAVIIDEAHHFPEVLRQVFGLHYSFWNWKRLSSELRLLAAEAIDEDLLDRQVSRIDALHQKIISALLQSGPVHPDDSSKSIKRRNLEALFSRNAEISTYFQELIDRYEDFQSIFGGTEEENFLHLKERISEYGSVIRQICTLDHEDHVYWAEWDRSSFAIRSMPITAERAFQSVFCLHYPCVVMTSATLATAKNGNESFDFFLESLGLPASTPCYKFASPYEYDRQMVIYVPPSSFPLPGDPNFTDAVADIACEVLRISSGRALFLFTNYRNMEVVGTILRQRLDYPILIQGEKSRGELLAEFRENISSILLATRSFWEGIDVPGESLTLLLIDKLPFATPEDPVIQGESFYYGKKGKNYFMDFQVPRTVLVLRQGIGRLIRSSRDTGMVAIFDVRLRTSSYGRIFLESLPPCPVVDSLDSLKKQWETIKRGDWGRS encoded by the coding sequence ATGCAAGAGGAAGCAATCAGGAATTTTTTCTCTCCCGATGGCCCTCTTTCTCAATCCCTCGACAGGTACGAGGAAAGACCCGCACAGGCTCAGATGGCCCAGGTCGTTTTCGATACCCTTAAGAAAGGAACGCTCTCAATAATTGAAGCCGGTACAGGCATCGGCAAGACCCTGGCGTACCTGGTGCCGGCGCTGATTCTCGGGAAAAAAATCGTCGTATCGACTGCAACAAAGAACCTGCAGGATCAGATCCTGGAAAAGGATCTACCTTTCCTCAAGAAAAGATTTTTTCCTCAGATAAAATATACCGTTCTCAAGGGAAGACAGAACTACCTGTGCAAACGTCAATTGCTACATCTTAACCTTCAGGGCGGCCTCAATTCCCCCGAAGACGTTTCCCTGTTAAAAAGGGTCATGTCATGGGCCAGGAAGACATCATCGGGAGATCTAACGGAAATCGGAGAGACGAATTCCCATCCACTTCTTTCATCTCTGGTAGCAATCCCGGAAAGGTGTCACGGCAGAAACTGCCAATTCTTTCATTCCTGCTACGTAATCGAAGCCCGTAATCGGGCATCCGGAGCGGATCTGATAGTGGTAAACCATCATCTGCTCTGCACAGACCTGATCTTAAAACAACAGGATCTGGGCGATATCATACCGGATGTCGATGCCGTCATCATAGACGAAGCCCATCACTTTCCCGAGGTCCTGAGACAGGTTTTCGGCTTACATTACAGCTTCTGGAACTGGAAGCGGCTTTCATCGGAGCTCAGGCTTCTGGCGGCTGAGGCCATCGACGAGGACCTTCTCGACCGTCAAGTCTCCCGGATTGACGCCCTTCACCAGAAAATTATCTCGGCCCTGTTGCAATCCGGGCCTGTTCATCCCGACGATTCTTCAAAGTCAATAAAACGCAGAAACCTGGAAGCACTTTTTTCCCGGAACGCCGAAATATCGACTTATTTTCAGGAGCTTATAGACCGGTACGAGGATTTCCAATCAATTTTTGGCGGAACAGAAGAGGAAAATTTCCTTCACCTGAAAGAAAGGATCTCCGAATACGGATCAGTAATCCGGCAAATTTGCACACTGGATCATGAGGACCATGTATACTGGGCGGAATGGGACAGAAGCTCCTTTGCCATACGCTCCATGCCGATCACTGCAGAAAGGGCTTTTCAATCGGTCTTTTGTCTCCATTACCCCTGTGTGGTTATGACATCGGCAACCCTGGCCACGGCAAAAAACGGCAACGAAAGTTTTGATTTTTTTCTTGAAAGCCTGGGTCTGCCAGCATCGACCCCCTGCTATAAATTTGCCTCCCCTTATGAGTACGACCGTCAGATGGTAATCTACGTTCCACCGTCTTCCTTTCCCTTACCGGGAGATCCGAATTTCACAGATGCCGTCGCTGACATTGCCTGCGAGGTACTTCGAATATCCTCCGGTAGAGCCCTTTTCCTTTTCACAAACTACAGAAATATGGAAGTGGTGGGGACCATTCTCAGGCAACGGCTCGACTATCCAATTCTAATACAGGGTGAAAAATCCAGAGGCGAGCTTCTGGCCGAATTCCGGGAGAACATAAGCTCTATTTTGCTTGCTACGAGGTCATTCTGGGAAGGAATCGACGTTCCCGGTGAAAGTCTAACCCTCCTTTTAATCGATAAGCTTCCTTTTGCAACCCCCGAAGATCCCGTAATCCAGGGCGAATCCTTCTATTACGGGAAAAAGGGAAAGAACTACTTCATGGATTTTCAGGTTCCCAGAACCGTGCTCGTACTGCGGCAGGGAATTGGAAGGTTGATAAGATCCAGCAGAGACACCGGAATGGTTGCCATTTTTGACGTACGGCTACGGACTTCCTCTTACGGCCGGATTTTCCTCGAAAGCCTCCCTCCTTGCCCCGTTGTGGACTCCCTGGATTCGCTGAAAAAACAGTGGGAAACTATCAAAAGAGGAGATTGGGGAAGGTCATGA
- a CDS encoding STT3 domain-containing protein, producing the protein MFETANGGLRQAVVITLVAVCVSIALRCVHVKTWNQRASLYYYDGNKPLVTTMDGYYYLRLSREYARGDFGSKDDLSPIGKKPQPFSLLPLLSASVHKVSKIPIEKIAFFLPVILSSLMALIYVAWGMVLGGPFLALASSIVGGSVYYWYTRTCLGRFDTDALIPVFTYGIPYLVYKYTKADTFRAAAPWGATAILCGIAFCLWWLPAFYASPVLIIGTYAISIFAYNRSKTERILKLCVLTAGCITSILVILSYIGLLPQFKVFRPLIGLLSLVTHSAEPAEPSISASISELAPLSLAYFKTYVAGSWAFFVFSTSGFLMLLLSRKKELIFLTIPLLAGFMSFFSRRFLIFLIPLFALSLGYFLHTSGSYLRRRYGPASAGVFAILAIAITAFSVGKRAYTTFIPPRLTAHHVAIAKAVNNGHLPSELVWSWWDYGYFLEYFTEKRVLIDGGSQGGIRPFVAAYPFVQENPAVAARWIRFFAHHGPAGIHKINRYTGGTEKTVKLLEKIFSSPQNLPHLLVIHSFPQKLDWKKYFFPESGKVYIFLPFEMIPATYWWYYYGTWGLKLNGGDPAQALILPPGTVIDGHRGVVFVNQKQLPLASLYIFRDRPEPTLYLDRYFRSSGLLAIIGKRGSYIMTSNLKDSIFFKLLFTPYSVPYFRSIKYIPEYGGIWEVLDGPRG; encoded by the coding sequence ATGTTTGAAACAGCAAATGGAGGACTCAGACAGGCGGTAGTTATAACGCTGGTTGCCGTCTGCGTCTCCATAGCCCTGCGATGCGTTCACGTAAAGACCTGGAATCAGAGGGCTTCGCTTTATTATTACGACGGCAATAAACCCCTCGTAACGACCATGGACGGCTACTATTATCTCAGGCTTTCGCGAGAATATGCCAGGGGAGACTTCGGATCAAAGGATGATTTGAGCCCTATCGGTAAGAAACCACAACCCTTTTCGCTGCTTCCCCTACTGAGCGCTTCCGTTCATAAAGTTTCGAAAATCCCGATAGAAAAAATCGCCTTTTTCCTGCCCGTTATTTTGAGTAGCCTCATGGCTCTAATATACGTAGCATGGGGGATGGTTCTGGGTGGGCCATTTCTTGCTCTGGCTTCAAGCATCGTAGGTGGAAGCGTATATTACTGGTATACGAGAACGTGTCTGGGAAGATTTGACACCGACGCTCTAATCCCCGTTTTCACGTACGGCATACCCTATCTAGTTTATAAGTACACAAAGGCCGACACTTTTCGGGCAGCAGCACCGTGGGGGGCTACGGCGATTCTCTGCGGGATTGCCTTTTGTTTATGGTGGTTACCGGCATTCTACGCATCCCCTGTGCTTATTATAGGCACATACGCCATAAGTATTTTCGCCTATAATCGATCCAAAACAGAAAGAATCCTGAAATTATGTGTTCTGACGGCAGGGTGCATAACGTCCATTCTCGTAATACTTTCATACATTGGCCTATTACCCCAGTTCAAAGTTTTTCGGCCTCTCATCGGTTTGCTTTCCCTCGTAACACATTCGGCGGAACCTGCTGAACCGTCCATATCGGCATCCATAAGCGAACTGGCACCGCTCTCATTGGCTTACTTCAAGACCTACGTCGCTGGTAGTTGGGCCTTTTTTGTCTTTTCTACTTCTGGATTCCTGATGCTTCTATTATCCAGGAAAAAGGAGCTAATCTTTCTGACCATCCCACTTCTGGCGGGCTTTATGAGTTTTTTTTCCAGACGGTTTTTAATATTTTTGATTCCGCTATTTGCCTTAAGCCTGGGTTACTTCCTGCACACATCCGGAAGCTATTTGAGGCGGAGATACGGACCGGCTTCTGCAGGAGTATTTGCAATTCTCGCTATTGCCATCACGGCTTTTTCTGTCGGAAAAAGGGCTTACACAACTTTCATCCCTCCCAGATTAACGGCTCATCACGTAGCCATTGCGAAAGCCGTGAATAACGGACACCTGCCTTCAGAGCTCGTTTGGAGCTGGTGGGACTACGGTTATTTCCTGGAATATTTTACCGAAAAACGAGTTCTCATAGACGGCGGATCTCAGGGAGGAATCAGGCCCTTTGTTGCGGCTTATCCTTTCGTCCAGGAAAATCCCGCAGTCGCGGCGCGATGGATCAGATTTTTTGCTCATCACGGCCCCGCCGGGATTCATAAAATCAACAGGTACACGGGGGGCACGGAAAAGACCGTAAAGCTCCTGGAAAAGATCTTTAGCAGCCCCCAGAACCTTCCCCATTTACTGGTCATCCACAGTTTTCCCCAAAAACTGGACTGGAAGAAGTACTTCTTTCCGGAATCCGGAAAGGTCTATATTTTCCTCCCCTTTGAAATGATTCCCGCAACCTACTGGTGGTATTACTACGGAACCTGGGGTCTTAAGCTAAACGGCGGAGATCCTGCACAGGCTCTCATCCTGCCACCCGGTACCGTTATCGACGGGCACAGAGGGGTTGTCTTTGTAAACCAGAAACAACTCCCCCTTGCGAGCCTCTATATTTTCAGGGACAGGCCAGAACCCACACTGTACCTGGACAGATATTTCCGCAGTTCAGGTCTTCTCGCCATAATAGGAAAAAGAGGATCCTATATTATGACCTCTAACCTAAAGGACTCGATTTTCTTCAAACTGCTCTTCACCCCCTACTCGGTTCCCTATTTCAGGTCGATAAAGTATATTCCCGAGTACGGGGGAATCTGGGAGGTCCTCGATGGCCCGAGAGGCTAA
- a CDS encoding CooT family nickel-binding protein, with amino-acid sequence MCEANAYLIRGNSEELFMEAVDIVENEGGFLKMRNIFGEQKRIKGVIRRMALVEHKILIEETE; translated from the coding sequence ATGTGTGAAGCCAATGCCTATTTGATAAGAGGAAATAGCGAAGAGCTTTTCATGGAAGCGGTAGATATTGTGGAAAACGAAGGTGGTTTTCTCAAGATGCGGAATATCTTCGGTGAACAGAAGAGGATAAAAGGCGTCATCCGAAGGATGGCCCTTGTGGAGCATAAAATCCTTATAGAAGAAACTGAATGA
- a CDS encoding glycosyltransferase, which translates to MKELKILHIGKYYPPAEGGIEHFLYDLVMWQVKHFPARVGVLVHDHKKGSRDTLTRSGNDHFVYRAGVVGSLAYAPVSPSFPVALARILKSYRPEVLHVHMPNLSALWVLALRPQVPLVLHWHSDVVPTPYDRTLRKFYTFYRIFEKRLLKKAALIIATSPPYLETSPALRKFRNRCRVIPLGINPARLDATHGKTGREQFFVLSVGRFTYYKGFQYLIEAMQYVNGAFLTIVGDGVLRKEHKKYVEKLGLVDRVSLPGRISNRELANMLYSCDVFCLPSIERTEAFGLVLLEAMSFSKPLITTIIEGSGVTWVNQNNVTGVHVPPRDAIALAGAIQFFRENPDLAKSYGENGKRRFNSMFHISRVACEIWKLYEEVC; encoded by the coding sequence TTGAAAGAACTGAAGATTTTACATATAGGCAAATATTACCCGCCCGCCGAAGGGGGCATTGAACATTTTCTTTATGACCTGGTCATGTGGCAGGTAAAGCATTTCCCCGCTCGTGTGGGCGTTCTGGTCCATGACCACAAAAAAGGAAGCAGAGACACCCTTACACGCTCCGGCAATGACCATTTCGTTTACAGGGCAGGCGTTGTAGGGTCTCTTGCATACGCGCCTGTTTCTCCTTCCTTCCCGGTAGCATTGGCACGAATTTTAAAAAGCTACAGACCGGAGGTGCTACATGTTCACATGCCCAATCTTTCCGCACTATGGGTTTTAGCACTCAGGCCACAGGTCCCCCTGGTTCTCCACTGGCACTCAGATGTGGTACCAACACCTTACGACAGGACCCTGAGAAAATTTTACACTTTTTACCGTATCTTCGAAAAACGTCTTCTAAAGAAGGCAGCCCTTATAATAGCAACATCTCCTCCTTACCTGGAAACCAGCCCAGCCCTCAGAAAGTTTCGGAACAGGTGTCGGGTAATCCCACTGGGCATCAACCCTGCTCGACTTGATGCAACACACGGCAAAACCGGCAGAGAACAGTTTTTCGTACTTTCCGTAGGAAGGTTTACATACTATAAGGGTTTTCAGTACCTTATTGAGGCAATGCAGTATGTCAATGGGGCTTTTCTCACCATAGTCGGAGATGGAGTACTTCGAAAGGAGCATAAAAAATACGTCGAAAAACTGGGATTGGTGGACAGGGTGAGTTTACCGGGAAGGATCTCAAACAGGGAACTGGCCAATATGCTTTACAGTTGTGACGTCTTCTGCCTTCCCTCTATCGAAAGAACTGAGGCTTTCGGGCTCGTTTTGCTTGAAGCCATGAGTTTTTCCAAGCCCCTCATTACGACCATCATTGAAGGATCCGGCGTAACCTGGGTAAATCAGAACAACGTAACCGGTGTTCACGTTCCTCCTCGTGATGCCATAGCCCTGGCCGGAGCCATTCAATTCTTCAGAGAAAATCCGGATCTCGCAAAGAGCTATGGAGAAAACGGTAAGAGGCGTTTTAACAGTATGTTTCATATTTCCAGAGTAGCGTGTGAAATATGGAAGCTCTATGAAGAAGTCTGCTGA
- a CDS encoding DUF2304 domain-containing protein has protein sequence MVYYKILTAAIGLLFLAIIIQMIRRDYLHPNYSIWWLFTGICISLLGIFPELADFVAPFLGIRYPPILVMIIGLVVIFFKSLISDIERTKNRAILRKLTQEVSILKEELACLKQQMEDSDRR, from the coding sequence GTGGTTTACTACAAGATACTGACGGCCGCAATTGGGCTGTTATTTCTGGCGATTATAATTCAGATGATCCGTCGTGATTATCTTCATCCCAATTACAGTATCTGGTGGCTTTTTACAGGAATCTGCATATCCCTTCTGGGAATATTCCCCGAGTTGGCCGACTTCGTGGCACCTTTCCTGGGCATCAGATACCCCCCTATTCTGGTAATGATCATCGGCCTGGTCGTGATATTTTTTAAATCCCTTATTTCGGACATCGAGAGAACAAAAAATCGCGCAATACTGAGAAAGCTCACCCAGGAGGTATCAATACTGAAAGAGGAGCTGGCATGTTTGAAACAGCAAATGGAGGACTCAGACAGGCGGTAG
- a CDS encoding glycosyltransferase family 2 protein, protein MKKSAEVLVVIPARNEAQTIGTVVSEIRARHGFNVLVVDDGSTDGTAEVAKSAGARVISLVYPLGTWGAIQTGFRFARLHDFKVVITMDADGQHLPDYLEALLGPINLGEADVCIGTCPERLSLLRKMALSIFRSLAGVTFQDITSGMRAYGKKAVSILTGEEANLFDYQDLGVLLFLTSRGCRITEVPVCMSHRPSGKSRIFYSWFAVMRYVTYSFLLSLGKSKRWRF, encoded by the coding sequence ATGAAGAAGTCTGCTGAGGTGCTCGTAGTTATTCCTGCGAGGAATGAAGCGCAAACTATAGGTACGGTGGTTTCGGAAATCCGTGCCCGACATGGATTTAATGTGCTGGTTGTTGACGACGGCAGCACTGATGGAACGGCCGAAGTGGCAAAGTCTGCAGGCGCAAGGGTAATATCACTGGTCTATCCTCTGGGCACATGGGGAGCAATACAAACCGGCTTCAGGTTTGCCAGATTACACGATTTTAAAGTTGTGATAACGATGGATGCAGATGGTCAGCATCTGCCCGATTACCTGGAAGCACTACTTGGCCCCATAAATCTCGGAGAAGCCGACGTATGCATAGGAACTTGCCCGGAGCGCCTTAGCCTGCTCCGCAAAATGGCTTTATCCATATTTCGTTCCCTGGCGGGCGTAACCTTTCAGGACATAACATCAGGTATGAGGGCCTACGGGAAAAAAGCCGTATCCATTCTGACCGGTGAAGAGGCAAACCTTTTTGATTACCAGGACCTCGGGGTTTTGCTCTTTTTGACTTCCAGAGGTTGCAGAATTACGGAAGTTCCCGTTTGTATGTCCCACCGGCCATCCGGAAAATCCAGAATTTTCTACTCATGGTTTGCAGTTATGCGTTATGTTACGTACTCGTTTTTGCTATCCCTGGGGAAAAGTAAGCGGTGGAGGTTCTGA
- a CDS encoding penicillin-binding protein 1A has protein sequence MNPICPVSGRKKPEGFVLPLLLWMLVTGCILVCALIAVFLAHIEKNLPSIDSLKNYRPPVVTTVYARDGSVIGEFNLERRYLVPFEQVPGHVKQAFLAAEDARFYEHPGVDIWSVVRAAVVNLKAGAIVQGGSTITQQVVKALLLSPERTWERKIREAILAYKIDKFLTKDQIFYIYLNQVYFGAGAYGVEAAARTYFDKHVRDLTVAEAALLAGLPKAPSKFNPFENMDAAKRRQHYVLKRMVEEGFISSEEAEKAIREPLNLSSKKHHYLPNYFTEEVRKYLLEKFGEKITYQGGLGIYTTMDPVAQKIAEAVLVEGLKTYDRRHGFRGPVATGLSEREYLENYASGTEEAGSDALLFARVRGADAKTETFFLQVGRKTKAWLPKPGWKWTGKSFSAMKKILTEGSVVEVKPLKKLAEDEWIVSLEQTPEVEGAIICADPRTGEVLCMVGGKDFRSSQFNRVTQMKRQPGSAFKPIVYAAAIDKGFTEASIVMDTPLVKPGSGPDDLWKPGNFDGKFLGPMILRDAVALSRNVVAVKVLNAVGVKTVIELARKLGISSELTPTLSLALGASGLSPWELAQAYAVFANGGEKRDFYLIERIVDSEGNTLFEHTPRSERILSPETAYIVTDLLRAVVQKGTGRYASRLGRPAAGKTGTTNEFRDAWFVGYTPDMLAAVWVGFDDFRRSLGRNETGGRVACPVWTHFMQKWYEATGSPPRDFPIPSDIVFAKVDLERGTRATPESTRIEFLPFKKDHLPPSADSLFLSSEPETPASEQSIYKTGLF, from the coding sequence ATGAATCCGATATGTCCTGTAAGCGGGCGGAAGAAGCCCGAAGGATTTGTTCTACCCTTGTTACTGTGGATGCTCGTTACGGGATGTATCCTGGTATGTGCTCTGATAGCAGTTTTTTTAGCTCACATCGAAAAAAACCTGCCGTCGATAGATTCTCTTAAAAACTACCGTCCCCCCGTTGTGACCACGGTCTATGCACGAGACGGATCCGTAATCGGCGAGTTTAATCTAGAGAGAAGGTATCTGGTTCCTTTTGAGCAGGTACCGGGTCACGTCAAGCAGGCTTTTCTGGCCGCAGAGGACGCGCGTTTTTACGAACATCCCGGTGTGGATATATGGAGTGTAGTCCGTGCGGCAGTGGTAAACTTAAAGGCCGGAGCAATCGTTCAGGGAGGCAGTACGATCACCCAGCAGGTTGTTAAAGCCCTTCTGCTCAGCCCCGAAAGGACATGGGAAAGAAAAATACGAGAGGCCATTCTTGCTTACAAGATCGATAAATTTTTAACCAAAGACCAGATCTTCTACATTTATCTCAACCAGGTATATTTCGGTGCCGGAGCCTACGGAGTTGAAGCGGCGGCGAGAACCTACTTCGACAAACACGTCAGGGATCTCACGGTAGCCGAAGCTGCGCTCCTGGCGGGTCTGCCCAAAGCCCCTTCGAAATTCAATCCCTTCGAAAATATGGATGCGGCAAAACGGAGGCAGCACTATGTACTGAAAAGAATGGTAGAAGAAGGGTTTATAAGCTCCGAAGAAGCCGAAAAAGCAATCAGGGAACCTTTGAATTTGTCGAGCAAGAAACATCATTACTTACCCAATTACTTCACGGAAGAGGTTAGAAAATACCTGCTGGAAAAGTTCGGAGAGAAGATCACTTATCAGGGTGGACTCGGAATTTACACGACGATGGATCCCGTGGCCCAGAAAATAGCCGAGGCCGTGCTTGTGGAGGGTTTGAAAACCTACGACAGACGTCACGGTTTCCGGGGGCCTGTGGCAACAGGGCTGAGTGAACGAGAATATCTGGAAAACTATGCTTCGGGTACCGAGGAAGCAGGTTCTGATGCCCTTTTGTTTGCCCGCGTTCGAGGCGCCGACGCGAAGACGGAAACCTTTTTCCTGCAGGTTGGCAGGAAAACAAAAGCCTGGCTCCCGAAGCCGGGATGGAAATGGACGGGTAAGTCTTTCAGCGCCATGAAAAAAATCCTCACCGAAGGTTCCGTCGTGGAAGTGAAGCCCCTGAAGAAGCTCGCCGAAGATGAATGGATCGTTTCTCTGGAGCAGACCCCTGAAGTAGAAGGCGCGATAATATGTGCCGATCCCCGCACGGGCGAAGTACTCTGCATGGTAGGGGGTAAGGATTTCAGATCAAGCCAATTCAATCGTGTTACCCAGATGAAAAGACAACCCGGCTCGGCCTTCAAGCCCATCGTTTACGCCGCAGCCATTGATAAAGGTTTTACGGAGGCCTCGATTGTTATGGACACTCCTCTGGTAAAACCCGGTTCCGGTCCGGATGATCTATGGAAGCCGGGAAACTTCGACGGGAAATTCCTCGGTCCGATGATTCTCAGAGATGCGGTAGCCTTGTCCAGAAACGTTGTTGCGGTCAAGGTGTTGAACGCTGTGGGGGTGAAGACCGTAATAGAACTCGCAAGGAAACTGGGCATAAGCTCCGAACTGACCCCCACGCTTTCTCTGGCCCTCGGCGCATCGGGGCTATCTCCCTGGGAACTGGCTCAGGCTTATGCCGTTTTTGCCAACGGCGGAGAAAAAAGGGATTTTTACCTGATCGAGCGCATCGTGGATTCCGAAGGAAACACGCTTTTTGAACACACTCCGAGGTCTGAAAGAATACTGTCACCCGAGACGGCTTACATAGTGACGGATCTTTTACGAGCCGTAGTACAAAAAGGGACCGGGAGATATGCATCCCGTCTGGGTCGTCCTGCGGCAGGCAAGACAGGGACAACCAATGAGTTTCGTGATGCCTGGTTTGTGGGATATACACCCGATATGCTGGCGGCCGTTTGGGTTGGCTTCGACGATTTCAGGCGATCTCTGGGGAGAAACGAAACGGGCGGCAGGGTTGCCTGTCCCGTGTGGACTCATTTCATGCAAAAGTGGTACGAAGCAACGGGAAGCCCTCCCAGAGACTTTCCGATCCCTTCGGACATCGTATTCGCCAAGGTGGACCTTGAGAGGGGCACCCGGGCTACCCCCGAAAGCACCAGGATAGAATTTCTACCTTTCAAAAAAGACCACCTGCCGCCTTCTGCGGACTCGCTGTTCTTATCCTCTGAACCGGAAACTCCCGCATCTGAGCAGTCAATTTATAAAACGGGGCTCTTTTAA